In Streptomyces sp. NBC_01381, the sequence TTCGATGATCACTTCGGGCTTCGGGGTGTTCTCGTCGGCCATTGCTGGTCAAAGTCCTTTCGAGGTGCGGCTTGTACGGGCCGACTCAGATGTCGAGGAAGCGAACGTCCTTGGCATTGCGCTGGATGAACGAGCGCCGTGCCTCGACGTCCTCGCCCATCAGCACCGAGAAGAGGTCGTCGGCCTGTGCCGCGTCGTCCAGAGTCACCTGGCCGAGCACGCGGTGCTCCTGGTCCATGGTCGTGACGCGCAGCTCCTCGGCGTTCATCTCACCGAGACCCTTGAAGCGCTGGATCGAGTCGTCCCGCACGCGCTTGCCGGCCTGCCGGCCGAGCTCGATCAGGGCGTCACGCTCGCGGTCCGAGTACGCGTACTGGAAGTCGTCGCGGGACCACTTGAGCTTGAACAGCGGCGGGCGCGAGAGGTACACGTGCCCGGCCTCGACGAGCGGCCGCATGAAGCGGAACAGGAACGTCAGGAGCAGCGTGTTGATGTGCTGACCGTCGACGTCGGCGTCCGCCATCAAGATGATCTTGTGGTAGCGGAGCTTCTCGATGTCGAAGTCCTCGTGCACACCCGTGCCGAAGGCCGAGATGAGGGCCTGGACTTCCTGGTTGTGCAGGATCTTGTCGATCCGCGCCTTCTCGACGTTCAGGATCTTGCCTCGGATGGGCAGGATCGCCTGGTACATCGGGTCACGGCCGGACTTCGCCGAACCACCGGCGGAGTCACCCTCGACGATGAAGATCTCGCACTTCGTCGGGTCGTTCGACTGGCAGTCGCTGAGCTTGCCGGGGAGGGAAGCCGACTCCAGGAGGCCCTTGCGGCGAGTCAGGTCGCGCGCCTTGCGGGCGGCGACACGGGCCGTGGCGGCCTGGATGCCCTTGCGGATGATGTCCGCGGCCTCGTTCGGATTGCGGTCGAACCAGTCCGTGAGGTGCTCGTGGACGACCTTCTGGACGAAGGTCTTCGCCTCCGTGTTGCCCAGCTTGGTCTTCGTCTGGCCCTCGAACTGGGGCTCGCCCAGCTTCACCGAGATGATCGCGGTCAGACCCTCGCGGATGTCCTCACCCGTGAGGTTGTCGTCCTTCTCGCGGAGCAGCTTCTTGTCGCGCGCGTAGCGGTTGACCAGACCCGTCAGCGCGGCCCTGAAGCCCTCTTCGTGCGTACCGCCCTCGTGCGTGTGGATCGTGTTCGCGAAGGAGTACACGCCCTCGGTGTACTGCGAGTTCCACTGCATCGCGATCTCGGCCGAGAGCATGCGCTCCTTGTCCTCGGCCTCGACGTCGATGACGGTCGGGTGAATGACCTCGCCCTTACGGGAGTTGAGGTACTTCACGAAGTCGACGATGCCGCCTTCGTAGTGGTACGTGACCGTGCGAGCCTCGACGGCCTCGTCGTCGGTCGCCTCGGCCGAGTCCGCACCCGCCGTCGCCTTCGCCGACTCGCGCTCATCAGTGAGTTTGATCGTCAAACCCTTGTTGAGGAACGCCATCTCCTGGAAGCGCCGTGCCAGCGTCTCGAAGGAGTACACGGTG encodes:
- the gyrB gene encoding DNA topoisomerase (ATP-hydrolyzing) subunit B — protein: MPSTEALAGTAEASATAYDASAITVLEGLDAVRKRPGMYIGSTGERGLHHLVQEVVDNSVDEALAGHADAIDVTILADGGVRVIDNGRGIPVGMHPVEKKPAVEVVLTVLHAGGKFGGGGYAVSGGLHGVGVSVVNALSTKLSVEIKTDGYRWTQDYKSGAPTAPLERHEATQETGTSVTFWADGDIFETTVYSFETLARRFQEMAFLNKGLTIKLTDERESAKATAGADSAEATDDEAVEARTVTYHYEGGIVDFVKYLNSRKGEVIHPTVIDVEAEDKERMLSAEIAMQWNSQYTEGVYSFANTIHTHEGGTHEEGFRAALTGLVNRYARDKKLLREKDDNLTGEDIREGLTAIISVKLGEPQFEGQTKTKLGNTEAKTFVQKVVHEHLTDWFDRNPNEAADIIRKGIQAATARVAARKARDLTRRKGLLESASLPGKLSDCQSNDPTKCEIFIVEGDSAGGSAKSGRDPMYQAILPIRGKILNVEKARIDKILHNQEVQALISAFGTGVHEDFDIEKLRYHKIILMADADVDGQHINTLLLTFLFRFMRPLVEAGHVYLSRPPLFKLKWSRDDFQYAYSDRERDALIELGRQAGKRVRDDSIQRFKGLGEMNAEELRVTTMDQEHRVLGQVTLDDAAQADDLFSVLMGEDVEARRSFIQRNAKDVRFLDI